Proteins found in one Apostichopus japonicus isolate 1M-3 chromosome 16, ASM3797524v1, whole genome shotgun sequence genomic segment:
- the LOC139982618 gene encoding uncharacterized protein isoform X3 — protein sequence MIGEVTSAVQLCKDIHSSISQVKQTLFGNKKQQCEDLCNDTRFVENILKDLTKKINVNTDPGLLENVQNANKDLQKILTDVSEHTLKKYQLRKRHKLGKVISASNKSLQKVKENLKFAVELSQGRPFNQSSSGTVTDDSRGHETTDNSYEINESLQETNEPPTFQEIPGIIQPHDVITFKNQIFILMDDGIYAYNIAGNTIKRWEETGFKPFAATFLGNTLFVTDKKSKCVIKFDESLNEKERFGEHNMEEPAGITSCERENCIYVLTGRKKKSAQVAKFTSDGKYLGCYCSGSLEDPWYIKKSSSNEFFISDFARMAVDVYSYNFKCRLYTVKTNNHCRGMDIDNKGNIYIALRNPGYKAQYECIVRYTEPRQNKCVTLEESPKPWFWQNKNKSLDFVRGLHYYHCQNQNFLMVVDAGNKRLKVISL from the exons ATGATCGGTGAAGTCACATCCGCTGTACAATTGTGTAAAGATATTCACTCATCGATATCCCAAGTCAAGCAGACACTGTTCGGCAATAAGAAACAACAATGTGAGGATCTATGCAATGATACAAGATTTGTGGAAAACATTCTCAAAGATTTGACGAAAAAAATTAATGTCAACACCGACCCAG GATTACTTGAAAACGTGCAGAATGCAAATAAAGATTTGCAGAAAATATTGACAGATGTCAGCGAACACACGTTGAAGAAATACCAGTTGAGAAAACGACATAAGCTGGGGAAGGTGATTTCTGCATCAAATAAGTCCCTGCAGAAAGTGAAGGAAAACTTGAAATTTGCAGTAGAG TTATCCCAGGGTAGGCCATTCAATCAATCTTCCAGTGGCACAGTGACCGATGATTCAAGAG GTCACGAAACAACTGACAATAGTTATGAAATCAACGAAAGCTTACAGGAAACCAACGAACCTCCAACATTCCAAGAAATACCAGGCATAATCCAACCTCACGACGTCATCACGTTCAAAAATCAGATATTTATATTGATGGACGACGGAATCTACGCATATAACATAGCAGGAAACACGATAAAGCGTTGGGAAGAAACTGGTTTTAAACCATTTGCCGCAACTTTCCTGGGAAATACTTTATTTGTTACTGACAAGAAGAGTAAATGTGtcataaaatttgatgaatCATTGAATGAGAAGGAAAGGTTTGGTGAACATAACATGGAAGAACCTGCAGGTATTACGTCATGCGAGAGGGAAAATTGTATTTACGTATTGACAGGTAGGAAGAAAAAGTCGGCTCAAGTGGCCAAATTTACTTCCGATGGTAAGTATTTAGGTTGTTATTGTAGCGGTAGTCTGGAAGATCCTTGGTACATTAAGAAAAGTAGCTCAAATGAGTTTTTCATTTCTGACTTTGCAAGAATGGCAGTTGATGTTTATTCATATAATTTTAAATGCCGACTTTATactgtaaaaacaaataacCATTGCAGAGGAATGGACATAGATAACAAGGGTAACATTTATATTGCACTGAGAAATCCCGGATATAAAGCACAATACGAGTGTATCGTGCGCTACACTGAACCCAGGCAGAATAAGTGTGTAACATTGGAGGAAAGTCCAAAACCGTGGTTTTggcaaaacaagaacaaaagtTTAGACTTTGTTCGTGGGCTGCACTATTACCATTGTCAAAATCAGAATTTTTTGATGGTTGTTGATGCTGGTAATAAACGCCTTAAAGTCATTTCATTGTGA
- the LOC139982618 gene encoding uncharacterized protein isoform X2 encodes MTSGYSRLLHDRNCLIFRDLRQVYRIVRMIGEVTSAVQLCKDIHSSISQVKQTLFGNKKQQCEDLCNDTRFVENILKDLTKKINVNTDPGLLENVQNANKDLQKILTDVSEHTLKKYQLRKRHKLGKVISASNKSLQKVKENLKFAVELSQGRPFNQSSSGTVTDDSRGHETTDNSYEINESLQETNEPPTFQEIPGIIQPHDVITFKNQIFILMDDGIYAYNIAGNTIKRWEETGFKPFAATFLGNTLFVTDKKSKCVIKFDESLNEKERFGEHNMEEPAGITSCERENCIYVLTGRKKKSAQVAKFTSDGKYLGCYCSGSLEDPWYIKKSSSNEFFISDFARMAVDVYSYNFKCRLYTVKTNNHCRGMDIDNKGNIYIALRNPGYKAQYECIVRYTEPRQNKCVTLEESPKPWFWQNKNKSLDFVRGLHYYHCQNQNFLMVVDAGNKRLKVISL; translated from the exons ATGACGTCAGGATACTCTCGACTATTGCACGATAGAAATTG TTTAATTTTCAGAGACCTTCGACAAGTATACAGAATAGTCAGGATGATCGGTGAAGTCACATCCGCTGTACAATTGTGTAAAGATATTCACTCATCGATATCCCAAGTCAAGCAGACACTGTTCGGCAATAAGAAACAACAATGTGAGGATCTATGCAATGATACAAGATTTGTGGAAAACATTCTCAAAGATTTGACGAAAAAAATTAATGTCAACACCGACCCAG GATTACTTGAAAACGTGCAGAATGCAAATAAAGATTTGCAGAAAATATTGACAGATGTCAGCGAACACACGTTGAAGAAATACCAGTTGAGAAAACGACATAAGCTGGGGAAGGTGATTTCTGCATCAAATAAGTCCCTGCAGAAAGTGAAGGAAAACTTGAAATTTGCAGTAGAG TTATCCCAGGGTAGGCCATTCAATCAATCTTCCAGTGGCACAGTGACCGATGATTCAAGAG GTCACGAAACAACTGACAATAGTTATGAAATCAACGAAAGCTTACAGGAAACCAACGAACCTCCAACATTCCAAGAAATACCAGGCATAATCCAACCTCACGACGTCATCACGTTCAAAAATCAGATATTTATATTGATGGACGACGGAATCTACGCATATAACATAGCAGGAAACACGATAAAGCGTTGGGAAGAAACTGGTTTTAAACCATTTGCCGCAACTTTCCTGGGAAATACTTTATTTGTTACTGACAAGAAGAGTAAATGTGtcataaaatttgatgaatCATTGAATGAGAAGGAAAGGTTTGGTGAACATAACATGGAAGAACCTGCAGGTATTACGTCATGCGAGAGGGAAAATTGTATTTACGTATTGACAGGTAGGAAGAAAAAGTCGGCTCAAGTGGCCAAATTTACTTCCGATGGTAAGTATTTAGGTTGTTATTGTAGCGGTAGTCTGGAAGATCCTTGGTACATTAAGAAAAGTAGCTCAAATGAGTTTTTCATTTCTGACTTTGCAAGAATGGCAGTTGATGTTTATTCATATAATTTTAAATGCCGACTTTATactgtaaaaacaaataacCATTGCAGAGGAATGGACATAGATAACAAGGGTAACATTTATATTGCACTGAGAAATCCCGGATATAAAGCACAATACGAGTGTATCGTGCGCTACACTGAACCCAGGCAGAATAAGTGTGTAACATTGGAGGAAAGTCCAAAACCGTGGTTTTggcaaaacaagaacaaaagtTTAGACTTTGTTCGTGGGCTGCACTATTACCATTGTCAAAATCAGAATTTTTTGATGGTTGTTGATGCTGGTAATAAACGCCTTAAAGTCATTTCATTGTGA
- the LOC139982618 gene encoding uncharacterized protein isoform X5, translating into MTSGYSRLLHDRNCLIFRDLRQVYRIVRMIGEVTSAVQLCKDIHSSISQVKQTLFGNKKQQCEDLCNDTRFVENILKDLTKKINVNTDPGLLENVQNANKDLQKILTDVSEHTLKKYQLRKRHKLGKVISASNKSLQKVKENLKFAVEVTKQLTIVMKSTKAYRKPTNLQHSKKYQA; encoded by the exons ATGACGTCAGGATACTCTCGACTATTGCACGATAGAAATTG TTTAATTTTCAGAGACCTTCGACAAGTATACAGAATAGTCAGGATGATCGGTGAAGTCACATCCGCTGTACAATTGTGTAAAGATATTCACTCATCGATATCCCAAGTCAAGCAGACACTGTTCGGCAATAAGAAACAACAATGTGAGGATCTATGCAATGATACAAGATTTGTGGAAAACATTCTCAAAGATTTGACGAAAAAAATTAATGTCAACACCGACCCAG GATTACTTGAAAACGTGCAGAATGCAAATAAAGATTTGCAGAAAATATTGACAGATGTCAGCGAACACACGTTGAAGAAATACCAGTTGAGAAAACGACATAAGCTGGGGAAGGTGATTTCTGCATCAAATAAGTCCCTGCAGAAAGTGAAGGAAAACTTGAAATTTGCAGTAGAG GTCACGAAACAACTGACAATAGTTATGAAATCAACGAAAGCTTACAGGAAACCAACGAACCTCCAACATTCCAAGAAATACCAGGCATAA